From the Bacteroidia bacterium genome, the window TTGTTTTTTATGTGAAAGAAATGATTTGAATGAGCTAAATTAAGCTTAATGCGAATCAGCAATTACATAAACGAAACCATGTAATAAACATTTTATTGTGGATAAAAGGGTTGCTATGTTAATTATTTTCATAAAATGAACTTATTTTGTAATGCATTTTTGTAGTACCAAAGCATTAGGAGAATTGCATGTAAAATGCATCACTAAAACTTTAACCAATTTATTGCGTAAACAAATCATATCAAATAGCCGCATATATTATGAAAAATGCACAATCAACACTAATCAAAATGAGTAAAGTCTTATTGACTTTAGTAACTGTTGCTGTAATGAATATTCATTCTTCGTCAGCACAGTGTCCACCACTAGGATCGTTTTCAGGAATGACTGGCGATCTTCGGGCATGCCCAGGCATGTCCTTGACCTACACACTTGCGCCTGTTACAAATGCTGTTAGTTACACCTGGAATTTGCCTCCCGGTGCAACCATTAGTGGTCAGAACCCTTATACCACAACAGCAACTGTTGTAACCGTAGATTACGGGCCTTTGTTTTCTGCTCCAGGTAACCTTTGTGTAACCGCTTATAACGGTTGTGTTAATTCTGCTCCCTATTGCAAAGCATTAACACCAGCAGGAGCACCCTCAGGAGCTTCACTTATTTCAGGAGCAAATTTTGCTTGTCCCGGAAGTATCGAGTCTTATACAGTAACCAATCAGGTAAACAGAGTTTTTGACTGGACCGTACCCAATAACGCAACACTTCTGACAGGACAAGGAACAAATAGTATTACTGTTCAGTATAATGCAGGGTTTAATGGCGGAAGTATTTGTGTTCGTGTTGGAAATGGTTGTGCATGGAGCGGATTTCGATGCATGACAATTTTTGCTGGAGTACCAGGCACACCAACGGCAATTTCTGGTCCAACAGAAATTTGTACAGGAACAGCAACTTATATTACAAGCCCTTCAAATGGAGTACCTGTCACTTCCTATACATGGACTGTGGCTCCGGGCGTAACACTAGTTGGACAAGGAAATGATACAGTGCAGATTACTTTTCCAGTAAACTACAACTACACAGATATTTATGTAAAAGCAAATAACGGATGTGGTTCCAGTTCTAACAGAAGTGTACGTGTTAGAGCAACCCCAGAAACACCACAGCCTATTAGTGGACTTGCATCTGGAATTTGCAATGGAACAACCAGCTATACTGTTACTTCAAGCCCAACTGCAATTTCATACAATTGGACTTTAACCGGTCCGGGAACAATCTCGAACGGACAAGGAACCAATAATATTGATATAAACTACCCAAACACATTTATCTCAGGTAAAATTTGTGTTACCATCACAAATGCTTGCGCAACCGGCAGTCCACGTTGTTTGCTTACTTCAAAGGATATTGCTATCAGCAGTCAGCCGCAGGATTTCGAAACTTGTAACAGTACACAGGCTACATTTTCTGTTGGTGCATTAGGAATGAATCTGCAATATCAATGGCGTAGAAATGGTACACCTTTAAGTAACGGTGGTAAAATTTCCGGAGCAAATAGCGATACATTACATATTACCGGTGCTGATAGTACAGATGCGGATCAGTATGATGTTATTGTATCAAACAATTGCGGATCATCAATCACATCAAATTCAGCTACCCTTGATATAAAACAAGTACCTGCTAAACCAGGTGCAATTAGTGGTGTTCAAGCAACTACCTGTCCAGGAACTTCTGGCATTATCTATTCAGTGCCTTTACAAATGGATGCAACAAGTTATTTATGGACATATTCTGATGGCGTTCAAATATTAAATGGTCAGGGTAGTGATGCCGTTACATTAGCTTTTAATGCTACAAATAATTCAGGGTATTCTGTTTATGTATATGCAGTCAATGAGTGTGGGCCTAGTTTAGACTCTGCCAGATCATGGACTCGTTATAAATTATCTACTCCTACAATTACAGGCCCTGCAAGAGTTTGTGAGAATATGCTAGGTGTAAACTATATGGCCACTTCAGTGACTGGAGCTTCTTCTTATAATTGGTCTGTTCCTACCGGAGCTACGTTGGTTAGCGGACAAACTACCAATGCAATAATGGTTGATTACGG encodes:
- a CDS encoding T9SS type A sorting domain-containing protein, with protein sequence MSKVLLTLVTVAVMNIHSSSAQCPPLGSFSGMTGDLRACPGMSLTYTLAPVTNAVSYTWNLPPGATISGQNPYTTTATVVTVDYGPLFSAPGNLCVTAYNGCVNSAPYCKALTPAGAPSGASLISGANFACPGSIESYTVTNQVNRVFDWTVPNNATLLTGQGTNSITVQYNAGFNGGSICVRVGNGCAWSGFRCMTIFAGVPGTPTAISGPTEICTGTATYITSPSNGVPVTSYTWTVAPGVTLVGQGNDTVQITFPVNYNYTDIYVKANNGCGSSSNRSVRVRATPETPQPISGLASGICNGTTSYTVTSSPTAISYNWTLTGPGTISNGQGTNNIDINYPNTFISGKICVTITNACATGSPRCLLTSKDIAISSQPQDFETCNSTQATFSVGALGMNLQYQWRRNGTPLSNGGKISGANSDTLHITGADSTDADQYDVIVSNNCGSSITSNSATLDIKQVPAKPGAISGVQATTCPGTSGIIYSVPLQMDATSYLWTYSDGVQILNGQGSDAVTLAFNATNNSGYSVYVYAVNECGPSLDSARSWTRYKLSTPTITGPARVCENMLGVNYMATSVTGASSYNWSVPTGATLVSGQTTNAIMVDYGPTYTGGDITVTASNACFTTPVKTLTTVIDMPSIPTSLSGQVYGTCKTQLVYTAGNSNHATSYIWTLPPNASIVLGNFTNNVTVDFQNAGTGTYSLCVAGKNSCRTGTARCIQVRAIPERPAVIVANPSVFCANQTGVAFSTAGGVGADSYTWALPSSSTITSGQNTNSILADIGTNNGTITVKGVNQCGNSSTRGYTMTLNCREGFDESEMLSSVQLVPNPANDWVKLSFYSETAEPYSVLVYDILGKKVLSEGGISSKGLNEHSILLNKLVKGIYIVSLQSNSVSSRQKLEIR